The Salvia splendens isolate huo1 unplaced genomic scaffold, SspV2 ctg121, whole genome shotgun sequence genome includes the window TCAAGGCTGTTACATGGAAATTATGAAAGTCCATGGTCAGAACAGATACAAGCTGCCCCACATGGGGAAAGCacattttttccatttcgggaagttcctccatagttgagtcgtttctaaaaatggaaaaaatcagCATATTTAATGGTGATTTAGCTGGTTTAATTAATACCCCTTAtcacaattaattaagttaattacACAATTCAAAAAACACTCCCCAACCCTAATTCTCCCTATCACACGCCGCATTCCCCTATCTCTCTTGAACAAAAAACGCTCCCCCTTCTCTCTTCTTCATCTCTTTTATCTGGAAACCCTAGATCTAAAATCCGGCGCTCCCTCTGAAATTCGAACACCAAATCAAGGTTTCACCCTCCTATTCTCACTCACAACGTCGATTGTactcttctctctcatctcaCGCGTCGTCGATTCAGGGTTGTTCGCCGACCCCAAACAATGCATCGGTCGCACATCGCCAAGGCAGACGATCGGAGACAGCCACGCAGCCCCCTCGCCGATGGAGACGGTTGGATTAACCCTCGCATCATTCGTATTCCCGCAGCGTCGGTGTAGAGGTCGTATTTCGGCCGGATCTCGGGGAAAAGGTCGTATTCCCGCAGCGTCGCGTGTTAAAGGTCATATTTCGGCCGGATCTCGTCGTAGATCTCGAGATGATGAAGGGTTAATTCACCATCTATGGTGGAACATCTGCCGTTCCTCCATAGGCGAGCCCGCTGCAGCGTTGGCGACTCTCCGCCGACTGGAGGCGTAATTGCGGTGAAGGGGGCGCCACCCCGACCAGATACATTGCTGGCGGTGAAGGCGGCGCCTCCTCGAGTGGAGTCCTATACGGGGTGAATGCGATGCCACCTCTATGTCGGATGAAGAATTTAAACGGAGATATTGCGTCACTGAGGCTGGCAAGGCATTGTGGGAGAAATGCAAGGCTGGCGATGAAGGCGATGCCACCTCTATGTCGGATGAAGAGTTTGTAAGGAGATATTGCGTCACCGAGGCTGGAAAGGCGTTGTGGGAGAAATGCATTAATTCCTGATATGGGTGAGATCTTTCTAATGCTTCATTTAACAGAATTGATTTCAAATAGTGATCTATGATCTGAGATTATTGTATGATGGGCTGTTAGTGTATGTCATTGTTGATGTTGGTGATTGTGATTGGGGTTGCTGATGTTGGTGATTGTGATTGGGGTTGCTGATGATTATGAATTTGTTGGTGATGTTGTGACTTTGGTGGCTGATTGTGATTGGGGTTGCTGATGTAGTGAATTTGTTGGTGATATGTGCATTCATGATATGTGCATTCATGATATGTTGGCTGATTGTGATTGGGGTTACTAAATACAAAATGCATCATTGTTGCAGCATTTACATccttttacaaaacacaaaatgCATCATTGTTGCAGCATTTACATccttttacaaaacacaaaatgCATCAATTGTTGCATAGTGACagtcatttcaaaacacaaaaaatggcATGATATGTGCATTCACCTTCCTTCAATAAATGCATCATTCATGCACATTGACAGTCTATCCAAAAAAACACCATGTGCTTCTTCTATACCTTCATAATCCTAAGGCTTGGGATATTGACTCCAATTCATGATTGCTCCCCTGGTCTCTCAGATAAGCTACTGCTtgaggaacggagggagtacagtttattattattattattattaatattattattattattattatttatattaatattatcatcatcatcatcatcatcatcatcatcatcatcatcatcatcatcatcatcatcatcatcatcatcatcatcatcatcatcatttattacaatgttttaaaaataatttaaaagtataaaccatacttaatttcaggataataaattactataattcaaattatcataattataactatattattaatatttatttttattttattatcataataataaaaataatttattaaataattaaatataattataattatataataatataataattattaatttataaattagtaattaacaataaaattgtagtgaaattttaaattataaaatttattcaattaaaaattaagtaaatataatgataataataataatcttatttattattatatattatgatgtataatccatatttaaattatccatcgtaataataaataaaataatataattattatcatttgtaattaataatttattaaataatatgttatattttttataaataaaaaatgataagtatatttttagtttagtgtttaatcaaatatatactttcaaatcttgatattttccaaacacaggaaagtaaagtcattagaaatcatattccgggattcattttcccaggaatcattttccttgccaactttactttcccgccaaccaaacatggccttataTAAATGCGAgacccacattccattaactttttaaCTAACTTtgcttcacatttcttaaaatccacaTCGAGTCAAATATGGACAACATTTCgtagacagagagagtattatgAAATAAAAGGCCACGTATAATTGAAAAACTGATAATACACTTTGACATAGTAACAAACTACGTGACGATGATCACAACACACATTCCATATATAACaagtattattcgaatttcgaaaatggtaaaatttgATATGTATATCAATTGTTGGAAGCACATGTCCTTCTAATTAACCCAGCTCCACCAGTTAATGGTTCGATATCTCCCATTTTAACCATGGCGGCGGCAAAATCCGACAAGAATCTGTCAGGATTGTCGATGTATTCCAGCACAATGCTCCTAGTCGATTCTTCGCTGAAAAGAACTTGATCCGATTCCAGCAGACCTCTCAAACTCTGCAGATTCCTAAAGTAATTGTTGTCGAAGTTGTTCGGAGTCACTTCATCCAAAGGCGCCAGATTGCCGTTTCCGTCGCTTTCAGGGCAGTTGCGCCGCCGCGTGATCGCGAAGTCCGGGTCGATGCTCTCATTGCCGTAGATCCGGTCACGGAAAGTCACGCATCGCGCTTGCCCAATCGTATGAGACCCTGCAATAAAAAATTTCCATTCCAATTAATCAGGCTACAAATTAAATGTTGAAATTGAAAATATGAAAACCCTAGGTTTTTACCTGACAAAGCAACCAAATCCCTTTCGTTTAAGTTTTTGTTTGCAAAGTTGGATATGAGGACTGGGAGAGTATCGGTGAACCTAGGAAGGTCGTTTTCAGCAAGCGCTCTGGTGGCGGCGGCAGGGGAATCCCTCCTCCCTAGATTCACTGTCCACGACAGCCCTCCAACCGCCACCGTTGCATCACGTGCCGCCACTGCCAGCACGTCCGCGCACGACACCACACCGGGGCATATCGCCTCCACCGCCTGCTTCGCAGCTTCCACCACTTCGAACCCTCTTACAGAATTTTGCAATGCAGCTCTTTCTCCGCTGCCATCTTCCAATAGGATTGATGCATCACACCCCTAATTATTTACCAAAATATATACTAGCTAGGGTTAATTAATCATAATAaatgtaattaatttttgtggaaaataattttttataagaaAGAATGTTAGACGAATGAGGTGTATATATACAGTACCTGAACGAAGCAATCGTGGAAGTGGAGGCGAACAAGGGAGGCAGCCATCCTCTGCTCGTCTGTCACGGCCTGCCTGATGGAGGTCCGGATTGTACTCAGCGCATCGGGGCATGTACTGTCGTAGAACGCCGAAGATAGTTGTGCATCGGATGGCACGATCAAGAGTATAGCTAGTGttgcaaaataataataataataataatgattggATGAAATCTTCATCTTGTTACGTATGTGTATATGATGTGGAGTGCTACCAAGAAGCTAGGAATGATGATTGAAGAGATTGTTAAATAGCTCAATTTATAGgggaaataatttgaatgatGGAATGCCGTAAAACGAGACTTATTCTTTTGCATGGCCGAGTCATTTTTTCTACGTACTAGTTGATGTAGTATTGCAATATTTTTCAAATGCCAACTTTTCCTTGAACTGAATTTCTTTGCTTTGAAAATTCTAATTGGTCCACCACGAGTTGCGACGTTTTTTAAATTGTGGTGGTATTGGATGATTAATAATAGGAGCATGTAtgatatttcaaataaattgtACTCATCAAGTATATTATTGGAGTTGAAAATTCTCTAGTACACTTATTCTGAATCAGTTTTTGTGTTACTAGCTAGGCATATTACTTTGTACGCATAAAATATAACATGTAGACTAATCCAATATATTTCATTCGATCTAACTAATTCCCATAGTCTCCAAATTCTTCTATCCAGAAGATtgctttttttaaaatattttattcaagtGGACTTTCATGTATAATGACAATTAATGATTTGTTGTTATAATCGTAATACTACGACTTATATAGCAAAGAAAGCTAACAGTAAATTTTAGCAAAAGCTACTGTGCAATATGGACGAGCACACAGAGCAAGGACTACGGGATTAAGCCCCTAATAAACatgattttttaatatattttctttgtaattttttgtaatttatactAATTTTATGTAAATTCTTATACAAAAACTTCTATCCATGAGCTAAATTATACATGAATATAGTTTAAGGGGTATGCTATATTTCCAACTCtctgctaactacaactaaatgatagACATTAGATCACTAAATCAAAGTATAAGATCATTTATCCACGAATATCAATATGATCGaaaaaaatttatcaattaacaaaaagttagttataaccaacttttaaaaaatatcttaaaactttaaatgattataactatctcaatttatattatttttttacacaaaatgtatcaaattaaagataattttataaagattctaacgagatcttacttgcatatgttccgatgtcaaaattaaaattttttttttgaatttttgtatttttacgTATCAGATGAATGTAAATGTAAGTatcaaaatatgtcaatataatatatatatatataatgctaatacaaaattgtgttgacatattcataTTTAAGGAAccatgttgatattttttatatactatattgatatattatccaaaaccctaaatttgGTCATTCtcctaatttatttaaatttaaataataataaaagaaaattacacatgacaatttATAGACCAATAGATCTCTGAAAATCTTATGgacttaaattagttgtagttagcaattaaatgatgaattaGCAATATTTGTTGACAGTTTAGATCACGAAGATTCATGTGTACATTATGGGAGGGATTGGatgaaacaaaaataatcaaatcaatAAAGGAAAAACTAAGGATCGTTGTGTGCAACTTTTGTTATTCAAACATACTAGCATGATACGGTTAATCCCCACGTCCCGACGGAGCCAGACGCCGGCACCACGCGGGAGGAGGAAGTAGATGATATGCAGGCCCCGACAATGACTTATGAGACGTTGGAAAGAGCAAGGCCATCGCCGAGAGAGAGGAGGGAGCAGAGGAAGTCGGCGAGGAGAATCAAGCCGCCCTTGAGGTTCGGGGAGTACGTTTCCAAATGAGGCGCGAGAAGATGGCGCGTAGAGTAGGATTAGTTTtgcttatattttaattctgttatttaatttttattgtttttgatTGAACTATTGGGTCGAGCAATTTATAAGCTCCGGgccgggttttctttgttggttctttcccgacccgtaagtcgaaccaaccctagggtccttagattataaataggcGTGAATTTATTAAATGAGCATGAAAAAATTTCGCCTACTTCTTCTTGTTTATTTTCGTTCTTGCAAAACCCTAGTGGTCGACGGGATTTCGCCTCCCGGGACTCCTAATCTTGTTCGCGGCGTCACGTTAGGGAGTTTTTCCTTaacaaattggtgctttcactAAACTCATGGATCATGCAGCGTCTGACGCCGGAGGATCCGTAGGGTTCCCGATCAACCGATTCCCCACACCACCGATCAGCGGTGGATTCTCGTCGGGATCGCTCACGCAGGCACCTGATCCTGTGTCCACAATGTTCGAGCATGTCCTGGCCTCTTTGGCACGTTTTGAAACTCGCATGGATGATTTTGATCGCAGATTGGTGCCACCACGGGCGGACCCGACGCACAGCTCTGGACTTCCCTCTCATTGGTTTACTGATTCCATGCCGCGTTCGATCCCGCCGTCGATTTCGACCCAATCGGTCGCAACTACTATTCCATCTACGCTGGGCTTCGGCGCAAGTGATCAGCAGCGTTTTCCTGGGGGTATGAGTGGGGGTTTGCCACAAGTCAGTGCAGTCCCTAATCCTATATTGATGTCTGGTCTGCTGGGAGGGTTGGGGGCCGGCCCTCCGGTGGGGGCAGGAGGGTTAACCTCGTGGGAGCCTCCGGGGAATCACCAAGGGTTAGCTATGCCGGCGTTTCGTCAGCCTACTTCGTGGGATAATCCAGCGTGGAATAATAACGGGGGTCATCGTGTGTGGGACGAACCGCGGGACGTGAAGATGAAACCCCCCCGTTTTAATGGGTCCGACGCGGTGAATTGGATCGCCCGAATCCAGTACTATTTCGATCATCTTATGATGCCGGAGGCGTATCGTCTGCACTATGTCGTCATGCTCTTTGACAATCAGGCAGCAGAGTGGGTTTTTAACTATCGTGCAAGCAACCCGGTTGTTCTCTGGAGTGATTTTTTGGAGGACGTGCGACGACGTTTTGATCCACAATGTTTTGAAGATTACCTTGGTTTAATTGCAAAACTTGTTCAGACGGGGTCGCTCGCAGAGTACAATGCGACCTTTGAATCAATGCGGAATCGGATTCCTAATGTCCCGGAATCAACATTCTTACCTATCTACGTGGCGGGTCTTCAACAACCGGTGCGCAGTCAGGTCAAGCACCAACATCCGAGAACGGTAGCGGCCGCGATGGCGCTAGCTATCGAGTTTGACGGCAGCAGTATGCCGCCTGCGCCTCAGCCAGGCCCCCAGCGCCGTACGTGGCCTCCCCGGGATCAGAAGGGCCCGGCGTTGGCTGGCCCCCAACATCAGCCTCAATCCCAGCCGGCGACTAAGCCCGTGTACGCTCGAGGCCCAGAGTACTCGAAGCTCCCGGTCATTCACTTGACAACAGCTCAACGGGCTGATCGTACCCGCCGCGGCGTGTGTATTTATTGCGAGGAGAAGTGGGGCCCATCTCATGCCTGTAAGCGACCGTTCTTGGCCTATATGGGTGCCGATATGgacgaggagggggaggagttaGATATATCGGCCGATCCTCAGGAACCCCCTGAGGTAATAACGACCGACCTCTCACACATTTATGCACTAGACGGCAGGCAGAGACCGGAGGCGCTAGAACTGCGGGGGATAATTGGTGCTGAGCCGGTGGTCATTCTAGTCGATACAGGAAGCTCGCATGATTTCTTGCATCCCAGAGTGGCGCAGAGGCTCGCGCTTCCACTGACACCGATTAAGCCCTTCCGTGTGTATGTGGGAAACGGTGCTTCATTGGTATGTACGCACGCTAGCGTGCAAACCAGGGTGGTGATTCAGTCGCACGTATTCTTGATCGATCTGCATATCCTACCGATGCACGGTCCGGATGTTATTCTCGGCTTAGTTTGGCTGAAATCTATGCGACGCGTCACTAATGATTTCGTTGATGGAACGTTGGAGTTTGTGCGCAATGGGGAGCCGATCTGTTTGAAGATCTCCCCACCAATGGCGCAGGAGGTGTCGCTCAAAACTGTCGCATCCCTACTATCATTCAGCGGAGAGGCCGAGATGTTCGAGTTAGTGGCGATTCCCGGCACTGCCGAGCCGGAGGAGAACAGCAATAACCCCCAATTCCCAGCTGATTTGGACCCTATGATTCTGGAAGtgttgcgatcacatgaggcggTTTTTCACACCCCAACGGGAATCCCCCCAGTCCGACCCTTCGATCACCGCATTCACCTCCTGCCGAATGCGAAACCGGTCAATGTGCGCCCATACCGATACCCGTATTTCTAGAAGAATGAAATTGAACGCCAGGTGAAGGAAATGCTAGCTTCGGGAGTCATCCAGCCTAGTCAGAGCCCGTTCTCATCTCCAGTATTGCTTATCCGAAAGAAGGATGGAACGTTTCGGTTCTGCATTGACTATAGGGCCCTGAATACCGCGACGGTCCCCGATCACTTCCCTATACCGACGTCGGACGAGTTGTTTGACGAGCTGGGAGCGGCTCGCTTTTTCACCAAACTCGACCTtcggtcgggatatcatcaaatTCGGATGCACACGGACGATATTTTTAAGACGGCCTTTCGAACCCACGATGGCCACTTTGAATTCCTCGTCATGCCATTCGGGTTGACGAATGCGCCGTCCACATTCCAGTCGGCCATGAATGCTATTTTTAGACCACTCCTGCGCACGTTTGTGATCGTTCTCTTTGACGATATATTGGTCTATAGTCCAACGCTGGAATCTCATGTGCGCCACATGCACGAGGTACTCACCATTCTGAAAGCCAATCATTTTTTTGTGAAGATGTCCAAGTGTGCTTTCTGCAGTACCACAGTGGAGTATTTGGGCCATTTAATTACAGGTGGACAATTGATGGCCGACCCAGAGAAGATCAAGGCAATGGTCGTGTGGCCGGTGCCAGCTTCCATTAAACAGCTGCGGGGTTTTCTGGGGCTTACAGGTTATTATCGGAGATTTATAGAGCATTACGCGACTCTGGCAGGGCCCTTGACGGAATTATTAAAAAAGGATGCCTTCGTCTGGACCCCCGCGGCGGAAGAGAGTTTTATCGCCCTCAAAGCAGCTATGACCTCGGCCCCGGTACTGCACCTCCCGAACTTTTCTAAGGTGTTTTATATTGAGACGGACGCGTCGGATTTCGGGGTGGGCGCGGTCCTTCTTCAAGACGGACATCCTTTGGCCTACTTTAGTAAGAAATTGGGGCCTCGGAGACGGGTGTCGTCGACATATCATAAGGAGTTGTACGCCATTGTCGAGGCGGTTCAGAAGTGGCGCCAGTACTTATTGGGGCGTGAGTTCGTGATACGAAGCGATCAAAGAAGTCTAAAGGAATTATTGCAGCAGATCATTCAGACTCCGGATCAACAATTCTATGCACGGAAATTGATGGGGTATAAATTCCGGATCGAATACAAGACGGGAGCCTCCAACAGGGTCGCGGACGCACTATCTCATCGCGATATGGAGCCTGGCGACGGCGAGGCGGATCGGGTACGTGCCGAGTCGACCCTGCTAGCCCTGACGGCCCACCCTGTCCCGGATATTTTGGAAGTGTTAAGGATGGAAGTCGATTCTTTGGCGGATTTGAAGGAGTTGAGGGCGCTTATCGAGAAAGGAGAAGCGCCCGGTCATCTGGCGTTTGTGGGCGGCCTCGTTTATCATGATCGTCGAATTTATGTAGGCGAGCGATCCGCGGCGAAGCTGCCTTTAATTGCGGAACATCACTCTACTCCGCAGGCGGGTCATCCGGGTGTTGACAGGACCTTCCGTCGCCTTGCCGCTCAGTTTTATTGGAAGGGAATGAGGAAGGAGGTGAGGTCATTTGTGGAGGCTTGTGTGGAGTGCCAGACGACTAAATATTCGACGCAAAAGCCTGCGGGGTTGCTGCAGCCGTTACCTATCCCGTCGCAGGTTTGGGAGGATGTCTCGATGGACTTTGTGACGTGTCTACCCCAGTCTCGAGGTTTTACGACAATCATGGTGGTGGTCGATAGGTTGTCCAAGTATGCGCACTTCGCGCCCTTGCCGCCACATTTCAATGCTCTGCGCGTGGCGAACCTTTTCATTGAAACGGTGGTAAAGCACCACAGGTTTCCGAAAACCTTGGTGTCGGATAGGGATTCAGTGTTCTTGAATGATGTGTGGGAGGAGATGATGCGTTTGAGTGGTACTAAGCTCCATTTCACGACGGCATATCATCCTCAATCGGATGGACAAACGGAGGTCAGAAATAGTGGTCTGGAGCAGTATTTACGCGCATTCGTGGCGGATAAGCCGAACAAGTGGGTCAATTTCTTGCCTTGGGCAGAATTATCGTTGAATTGTTTCTTTCACGAGGGGCTCGGGACGTCGCCTTTTAAGGCCTTGTATGGGCGAGAACCGCCCCCGTTGGTGGCAGCAGAACCGTCGCATTTCACCCCTACTGATGTGGCCTCCTTGATTCGGCAGAGGGGCGAATTAATTGTGTGGCTGCGCGCGAACCTGGAGAGAGCACAACAGCGGATGCGTGCAGCAGCGAATAAGCATCGAAGGCACGTGGAGTTTGAGGTGGGAGATCGGGTTTTGTTGAAGTTACAGCAGTACCGTCAGTATTCTGTCGCCAAGCCGCTATCTTTGAAGTTGGCACGCAGGTTCTTTGGACCGTACGAGATTCTGGAGCGAATTGGCCAGGTCGCGTACCGCCTGCGGTTGCCGGAGGGCAGTCGAGTACATGACGTGTTTCACGTTAGTCTGCTTCGCCCTTTTGTGAGCGGAGGGTCTTTGAAGACGGTGAATTTTCCCCCCTTGTTTGCTCGCGGTCGCCCGGTGTCGAGACCACTGAAATGGGTGGGGCGCCGCACGGTTTGGAGGGACGGGGCAGCCGTGGAGGAAGCGTTGATCCAGTGGGATGATGATGGGGGAGACAATCCGACGTGGGAACCAATGGGGGTCGTCCGTCGACGTTTTCCAGGCCTCAGCCTTGAGGCCAAGGCTGATCTTATcgggggggagttgatacggttAATCCCCACGTCCCGACGGAGCCAGACGCCGGCACCACGCGGGAGGAGGAAGTAGAGGATATGCAGGCCCCGACAATGACTTATGAGACGTTGGAAAGAGCAAGGCCATCGCCGAGAGAGAGGAGGGAGCAGAGGAAGTCGGCGAGGAGAATCAAGCCGCCCTTGAGGTTCGGGGAGTACGTTTCCGAATGAGGCGCGAGAAGATGGCGCGTAGAGTAGGATTAGTTTTGCTTATATATTAATTctgttatttaatttttattgtttttgatTGAACTATTGGGTCGAGCAATTTATAAGCTCCGGgccgggttttctttgttggttctttcccgacccgtaagtcgaaccaaccctagggtccttagattataaataggcGTGAATTTATTAAATGAGCATGAAAAAATTTCGCCTACTTCTTCTTGTTTATTTTCGTTCTTGCAAAACCCTAGTGGTCGACGGGATTTCGCCTCCCGGGACTCCTAATCTTGTTCGCGGCGTCACGTTAGGGAGTTTTTCCTTaacaaattggtgctttcactGAACTCATGGATCATGCAGCGTCTGACGCCGGAGGATCCGTAGGGTTCTCGATCAACCGATTCCCCACACCACCGATCAGCGGTGGATTCTCGTCGGGATCGCTCACGCAGGCACCTGATCATATGTCCACAATGTTCGAGCATGTCCTGGCCTCTTTGGCACGTTTTGAAACTCGCATGGATGATTTTGATCGCAGATTGGTGCCACCACGGGCGGACCCGACGCACAGCTCTGGACTTCCCTCTCATTGGTTTACTGATTCCATGCCGCGTTCGATCCCGCCGTCGATTTCGACCCAATCGGTCGCAACTACTATTCCATCTACGCTGGGCTTCGGCACAAGTGATCAGCAGCGTTTTCCAGGGGGTATGAGTGGGGGTTTGCCACAAGTCTGTGCAGTCCCTAATCCTATATTGATGCCTGGTCTGCTGGGAGGGTTGGGGGCCGGCCGCCGGTGGGGCAGGAGGGTTAACCTCGTGGGAGCCTCCGGGGAATCACCAAGGGTTAGCTATGCCGGCGTTTCGTCAGCCTACTTCGTGGGAT containing:
- the LOC121789053 gene encoding lignin-forming anionic peroxidase-like, with amino-acid sequence MKISSNHYYYYYYFATLAILLIVPSDAQLSSAFYDSTCPDALSTIRTSIRQAVTDEQRMAASLVRLHFHDCFVQGCDASILLEDGSGERAALQNSVRGFEVVEAAKQAVEAICPGVVSCADVLAVAARDATVAVGGLSWTVNLGRRDSPAAATRALAENDLPRFTDTLPVLISNFANKNLNERDLVALSGSHTIGQARCVTFRDRIYGNESIDPDFAITRRRNCPESDGNGNLAPLDEVTPNNFDNNYFRNLQSLRGLLESDQVLFSEESTRSIVLEYIDNPDRFLSDFAAAMVKMGDIEPLTGGAGLIRRTCASNN